The DNA sequence TGCTGCTGTAAGCCTTCCCAGCGCGGTACAGTTCCACGGCATCGGCCTTCCATTGTTCGGAAGCGTCAATCCGGGCATTCGCTCGGGCTGCTTCTGCTTCAGCGGCGGATACTCGCGCTTTGAGTTCTGCTTGCTCAAGCTCGATACGCTCAAGGCGTCGAGCTAACTTGTGGCTGTTAGTCAAAGCACCAAGACAGCTAGAAACGCTGCCCGATGCCATCGCAGTGAGTGTAGAGTTATCTGCAACAGTTCTAATCCGTCTCATACCGGGGTGGTCCTCGTTATCTCGATAGGCTTGCTTCATGCACTTCTTACTGGTCTTGGCGACTAGCTTCGGAGCTTTATCCCCGGCTACAACTTGGGCTGATTCCCGCGCTGTTGGGTACGTTCCATCCTCGCATCCGTCCAAGAGCACACGAACTACGGCGGTATAGTCTCCTGGCCTCGGGCTGTACAACTCGCATCCCGCTACGCGGAGTTCCTGCATACGCTGCTTGGCCCGAATCTTGTCCTCGCGTTGCCATTGCATAACGAGGCTGCGGGCCTTAGCTGAGCCGTTGTAGCCTTCTATGGCTAGGCGATCCCGTACGGCCTCCCTGAAATGCGGGGAAACGCTGTCTATGCTGATTGCTCCCTCTTTGACTGCGGCGGCAAGGCTTCCAATCACGTTGAGGCGGGCTTGGTCTTGCTGGGTAAGGCTCATGTGTTGTTCCAGATAGGACAAGGCCCGCACTATGGCGGGCCTTGATAGTTGTTTTTGCTGCCCTGCTCGGGCTGCGGGTGCGGTCACTGCGTGCGCAAGGCGGCTTGTATTGGGTGCGGTACACCCTTTGCGAGTACAGCGAGGGTGGAGAGTCTCTGCTCCAGTTCTGCCACTCTCGCGGCTAGGCGCTGTACTGTATCCCGCTTGGCTTGCTCCTCTGTCGTGGCCGCTTCCCTATGCGCTGGGATTGCTTCATGCAATGCCCAGTCAAGCAAGGCATGTGCCTCGGGTTTCGTAGAGCGCATAAGCTTCTTGCGGAGCCCCTTTTCGGACAAAGCTTGCATTGGACGCTGAGCTAGTACCTCAGTCAAGCGCACTTCGTCATGGCGTAGAGACTTTACTGCCGTGGTGGTGTTCACGACACCTAGGCACTTGAAGACATCAGCGGCAATGAACCAAGGCCGACCATCGATGCTGACTACCCGCACAGGTGTGCTGTTGTAGTACAAGGTGCTGGCGCTGTTAATGGTAGACATGGTTATTCCTTCGGATTGCGTCGTGGGTTATTTGGTCCTCCGGAGTGAGGGGAGCGCGGCCAGCTGGGTGGCCGTTATGGAATCACTGCTTGGAAGGATTGGGATTCACACCTTTGGCTGATCCCGGCTGGGTACTGGACTGCTCAGTGTTACTTCAGGCTTGTCGATAGGAGGAATGCAGAGGGTTGCGCTTGCCGATGTTCCTCCACTATATGTCCCTCTAACCTTCAAGATGCGTAGGCTTGGCCTATCTCTCCAATACATGTCGCTCTAAATGGAGGGGATGTTTGCACTACATGGAATAGGCGGGTTAAATGGTCATCAGAGCGTTCCGATTCGGCAGGGTTGACTCCGGTACTCCTGCGCGGAATGAATCGCTCAGCGGGGCTGTATTCAAGCGGCAGAGCAGTACCGCTTCACGGTGGACTCAGACAGTTTGAAGTGCTCGGCTGTCTGTCTAATGCTGGCGCTGTGCTCGGTGCGCCATGCCCGGACTGTTTCGGCATCTCCAATCGTTGGCCTGCCAAGGCTTTCTTTGCCCCGGTGAGTCTTGCCCGTCGCAGCGAGGGTCGCACGGGCTAACTCCCGGCCTGTGGCGGTACGCTCCCGGATGCGTTGGCGCTCCATATCAGCGATCTGAGCAAGAACGGCAATAATCAATTCCCCGACACCCTTCGCGATCTGGCCTAGGCCCCGAATTTCTACGGTCACGCCCTTAGCAAGCAAGGCGCGGATTGTGCTCTGTACGTCAATGGCATCCCGGCCTAGCCGGTCAACTGCGTACACATGCAGAGTATCTCCCTCCCGGATGTAATCGAGCAGGGCGCGGAATCCTGCCCTATCTGCGGCAAGCACGGCACCCGATACACCCTCGTCCTTAAACTCCCTGTCTATCTTCTGTCCTTGGGCCAGTGCCGCACGTTGGGCTTCAATGCTTTGGTCTGTGGTCGATACTCGGTAATACGCAATGTGGCTCATGCTGGCTCCTCTTCGGGTCATAAGTTATAAATCCTATTATGAGCCAGCGCATAAATCTACTCAAGTATCTTTTGAGCTAGGCGAGGGAAGCGTGTTGCACCGAGTCCACAAGTTAGGCCTTTTGATCTCCTTGCAAAACGTCCTAATCAAACTATTGAATCCTAAGAAATTTCAATTATAATCACTGTACTTTCAGAAAACATTCACTGTAAATAATGAAAAACGTTCAATTCATCCACTCGGCTGATGGTCAGCCAATTTTCGCTGTCGTTCCGATGGCGATCTATCAAACCTTAGTAAGTAACAATCCTTCCGGGGACTTGCCTAAGACGGCATCCTTACTGAGCGCAGATGGTCGGTATGTCCGACTCCCCAACGCAGGGCCAAATTTTCATCTCGATGTGTTGCGACTGGTCGATCTGTTTGCACGCAGAGGCACGACTTGCATTGCGATCGCTCAGCGGGCTCAAACGCTGGAAAAATTTGATGAAGAGCAAGCCCGCAATGGTCTTGATCCACTAATTCGCCGTCTCTTTCTCCCCGAAAACTCTCCATACCGAAATACGATGCAAGCCAGCAACGAAGTAGTTGATGCTCTGGTTCGAACTGGTATTTTTGAGCACACGATGGCAAAGTTTCCAGCTTGGTATCGCCCAGTTAAGTCGTTGAAGATCAACGAGAAAGCACTACACGAATTTATCCGAAAGCATGGCCCCCTTGACTGCAAGGAACGGATCGACACCGGTGAAATTATGTAGACGGCGGCTCATCCCTTAAACGAGGTATCCCGGTTTCCGCACAATTGGATTACACAGAACTTTCGTCTCAGCTTCAAAAGGCATTTGCTCTAGAACTACTGCTTTAGGAATGAGGTTATTCGAGTCGCATCACTCGTAAGATTTGAGACGTTCTGCAACTTCAGGGAGGGGTACGGGGGAATAGGCGGTCTCGAACTATTGGAGACCGCCGCACGAAACTGCATCAGTTTTTTATGCAAGTGCAGCGAAGTTAAGGGGCGTGCCTAAGTTGCAGGGAGTAGCTCATTGAAAGTAATTGTAATCATGAGCATTTGGTTAAAGCGGGCACTTCGTTGCAATGATGTCGTGGATCCAGTTTCTCTGCCGTTTCGTCAGATCGTCCGATTGACAAATGCATCGAAGCACCCCGCAGAATACACCTGCATCGAGAAACCGCTGCACGGGCGTATAGCGCCCGCTCTTCACGTGATGAGCAACATCTAGTTCATCGTATGTTTGGACGCTACTAAAGTCGACCCAAGATGGAAGTGTCAGCGGTGCTCCAGGAGCCCCAACAAAATAGCCCGCGCGCGGCGGTCCGTGATCGCAGGCGGGATGCTCTCGTAGTCCGTTTGGCTTTGATGTGAAAACCGCAGCAATTATGTCTGCGCAGTCTATGTGATCCGCTAAGATCAGCAGATACTTCGGCATGTATTCGCCGGTTTCAGTATCGAGATAGTAGCGGGAGTCAAGCCAAATCTGGCCCGCGTGGAGGATGGGCTTCAAGGTCAGTGGAGGTTTTGAGGCCGCTCTGCTGCCATTGATGCTTCATACATCTGCTGCTCTTTTGCTATTTCTAGCAAAGTCTCGCGTTCTGGTGCGTCGTCGGGGATTGCGAGCTCATAGGGGATTTGCTTACTCGCGCCCGCACCGTCACGCCAGATTTTGTCCCAAGCCCCATTCTGGGCATGTGTAACATCAATCATTGCAGGTGATCGGGTTTCCCGATACTGCTCGGCAAGCGCATTCATAATACGGAGCTGGCGGGGCGTAAAGTCGTCGTCGTTAAAATCAACGCCCTCATTAACCTTTACGGTCTGACGGACATAATCGATTACAGGCTCTTCTACTATGTGAATTGCAGCCGCCATGTCTTCGTCTAGCTGTTCCCACTCCTCCATAAGCCGAACTGGGACCGGACCGAACTTCCATGCTTGATAGTCGAAGCCCGTCACGCTCTTGCCAGTCTGCCGGAAATGCTCGAAGTCAAGCATGTAAAGCAGTTTGAAGAGCTTAATCTTTCCGCAATACGCTGTGTTCTTTGCAAAAAACACTATTGCGTTGATAAGTCGGTCTCGATTGACGTTCAAAGGCGTCTTCCACGAAAAGGAGCCAGCAGAATAACCCAAAATTATCCCATCTTTAAAGAAATTATGCAAAAGAAAGCGGTTTGTCAAGGTGTTGCTTCTAGAAGTTCCTCAAGGAATTTATGAAACTTCTACCAACTCAGTATGGCTATGAGGATCGAAAAATCCAATCAGTCCGGTGTTACACTGTTGTGTTCCACTTGTAACACCCAGTATATGCTAACTCCTTGATTTTTAAGGAGTGGGTTCGATCCCCGCCAGCCGCGCCATTCTTTTCAATAACTTCTGACGGAAGTTATTGATTTCTTCTTTCCCCCAAAAGTTTGTTTTCATGAGCCATCAGGCTCGGCAGTAATTCGTTTCCTCTAGGCATTTCCCGCAGCCGCCACTCTGTGAGCCTACTTTTTCGACCCCCGCCATTTATTCAGCTCCGGCGCATCGGCTAGTTGTAAAAAATGCAATTCCGACCGCCAATGACGTCCTTCCTTATTTGTCCCGTACGTCTACTATCGTTTTCCGACCGATGGTGGGTGCGAATTAAAGGAAAGATTAAAGACGATTAAGGCTGCCGGAAAGCTTTGTAAGTCATTGAAATAAAAAGAGATTTTTTATCCGTCGCACGCTCGGAAAACGTCCTCGCCGCGCTCGGCAAACGAATCGCGCTCGCTGGGCGTACGGCCCGTTCTCTCTGGAAAAACGAGGCTCCACGCTCGAATGACGACGGGTATCCACGCGCGGAATACGATATCGGCAGGCCGATTTTTGCCCTCACGCCTACGTCTATCGCTCGAAAAACGATATTTCTCTTGCAGACGCCGAAAAAATCACGCTGGAAATACGATAGATCCAGCCCTCCACGCTCGGAATACGTGCTCTCCCGAGCCCGAAGCGGTGATTTTGCCGGCCTTGAGGGGTATTTTTGCCACCTAGAAACCACGCTTGAGCAACGAGTGACACTGGAATTTACGTACAAAGCCTTTACCCTCGCTCGGAAAACGAGGTTTTCCCTTGTTTTGCCTCCCTCGGAACCGGGGATCGTGGCGCCTTGGCATGGATCAGGGGGCGCATTTGGGCATTCCCTGCCACGCTTGAGCTACGAATCTTGGCCTGATTTGTATCAGAAGCGCCTTCTCCACGCTTGAAAAACGGGTCATCCGGCCAAAGCCGGTGGATTTTGGTTCCGCAATCTCGCTCGAAAAACGTGTGTCATCGCTCCAACAACGAGACCCCACGCTCGAAAGACGAGTGTTGCCATGCTACCTTTGCCACCCGTCAACAAATCTGCCTGGAACCAGACATGCCTGCCACCGCCTCCAAGCCCAAATCGCTCAGCGAAGTGCTCCTCAAGATCGAGGCCACGATCGCCAACCGAAAGAAAAAGACGGCGGCCGGGCAGGCGGAAATGGCATTTGGCGACAGCGAGGGGCTAGCTGGTGCCGATACGATGCGCGGCGAGGTCGAGGATGCGCTGGACATCATTCAGCTGCCGCTGTGGGAAAACCAGGTGCGCGGATTGCCGAACCCGCTGGCGCGCTCGGCCCTCTTCAGCGTGGCGCGCCAGAACGAGCCGCGCCAGCACCTGAAGGAGCGGCCAATCACCTCAGTCAAGGGCGTGGAGATTTTCTATACCGGGGAAGAGCTGCGGCAGGACGACGAAGACGTGTTCCTGAACCTGGTGCATCTGGCGCGCAGCCAGCCGCTGGGCCATGAAGTGTCGTTCACGGCGTACTCGATGCTCAAGTCGATGGGCTGGCCGACCTCGTCGCCGTCCTACGAAAGGCTGCGCCTGTGCATCCTGCGGCTGACCGCGAACGCCGTCGAGATCCGTTTCGATGCCGGTTCCGGCAAGCGCGGCTACGGCGGCACGCTGGTGCAGGAATTCACGTTCAAGGATGAGGAAGACCGTCACTGGAAGGTGCGCCTCAATCCGAAGCTGATCACGCTGTTTGCGTCCGACGCCTACACCCAGCTCGACTGGCGCCAGCGCCTGAAGCTGCGCTCGCCGCTGGCGAAATGGCTGCACGGGTTCTACTTCACGCACCGCGAGCCGTTCGGCTACAAGGTCGAAACGCTCAAGGGATTGTGCGGCTCGTCCGCGCACCAGCTTTACCACTTCCGCAACGGCTTGAAAAAGGCGCTGGATCTGCTGGTGGAAGAAGGCTTCCTGAAATCCTGGCGCATCGATCCGGTCACGGACGTGGTTACCGTCATGCGGGCCACGCGCGCCCAAGCATTGCAGTAACGGTTGCAAGGGGCGAAAAAAAACCCGCTTGCCTTGCGGCTCGCGGGTTAAATCCAATTCAAGGAGAGTTGGAGGAGACAGAAGCATCTTATCGCAATGCAGCAAATGTTTCTGCTTTATTGTGCGAATAACAGATATTCACCAAACAGATAATTAGCCACAAAGCAGCAATAAAAAAGCCCGGCTCGCTTGTGGCGGGCGGGCTGTTGTCTCTCTCCATCCTGACGTGGATTTTTTATACTGCGCGCGAATATTACCCTATCTCGGCCAGAAACCGAACAATTTCCGCAGATATTAAAGGTCTATCGACCAGCATGCCGAGGCTCGCAAGGTCATTGTATTTTGTGTTTCTTAATGGCAATTTTTCATGTACGCTGTCTCGAACGCCATCCTTGTCCCATGGCGGAGGCAGGGGAACCCTTCGTGCAGATGTGGTTCCATTCCTCCGTTTGCCGGTTTTCGCTGACTGACAGGCCGGTTTTGTACGGAATCGCAAGCACCGCGTGAAACGAGCACATTGATGCCGTCCCGGCGCGTCCGAAGCGGCGGGACGGTTTTTCTCCCTCTCAAGGGAGGCGCGGGGAAGGCGTTTTGTTGTCCGCATGGGCCGGAGCAGGAGGAGACAGTGCCTGCATGGATGGCCGGAGACTAAGAATATGCATAACTTGATTGCGCTCTCCGCAGACTATTATTGGGAACAGGACCCGGACGGCTGTTTTTCGCGGCTGCAAGGCACGCACGACGGCGCGGACATTGCGCCCGAGGTCTTGTCGCAGGCATTGGGCAAGGCGCCCTGGCATGTTGCGGGGCTCAGGACGCAGACGCGGGACTGGGCGTGGCTGCAGGACATCGTCGCGCGCCGCGCCGTGTTCCGCGATGCCGAATGGATGTGGCAGGCTGGCGCGGCCGGCACGCGCTACCTCAGCGTGGCGGGCGAACCGGTCGTCGACGGCGAGGGCCGCCTGGTCGGCTATCGGGGAGTCATGCGCGACGTGACCGCGCAAAAGA is a window from the Noviherbaspirillum sp. UKPF54 genome containing:
- a CDS encoding BRO family protein; the encoded protein is MSTINSASTLYYNSTPVRVVSIDGRPWFIAADVFKCLGVVNTTTAVKSLRHDEVRLTEVLAQRPMQALSEKGLRKKLMRSTKPEAHALLDWALHEAIPAHREAATTEEQAKRDTVQRLAARVAELEQRLSTLAVLAKGVPHPIQAALRTQ
- a CDS encoding recombinase family protein gives rise to the protein MSHIAYYRVSTTDQSIEAQRAALAQGQKIDREFKDEGVSGAVLAADRAGFRALLDYIREGDTLHVYAVDRLGRDAIDVQSTIRALLAKGVTVEIRGLGQIAKGVGELIIAVLAQIADMERQRIRERTATGRELARATLAATGKTHRGKESLGRPTIGDAETVRAWRTEHSASIRQTAEHFKLSESTVKRYCSAA
- a CDS encoding Panacea domain-containing protein; amino-acid sequence: MTNRFLLHNFFKDGIILGYSAGSFSWKTPLNVNRDRLINAIVFFAKNTAYCGKIKLFKLLYMLDFEHFRQTGKSVTGFDYQAWKFGPVPVRLMEEWEQLDEDMAAAIHIVEEPVIDYVRQTVKVNEGVDFNDDDFTPRQLRIMNALAEQYRETRSPAMIDVTHAQNGAWDKIWRDGAGASKQIPYELAIPDDAPERETLLEIAKEQQMYEASMAAERPQNLH
- the trfA gene encoding plasmid replication initiator TrfA; protein product: MPATASKPKSLSEVLLKIEATIANRKKKTAAGQAEMAFGDSEGLAGADTMRGEVEDALDIIQLPLWENQVRGLPNPLARSALFSVARQNEPRQHLKERPITSVKGVEIFYTGEELRQDDEDVFLNLVHLARSQPLGHEVSFTAYSMLKSMGWPTSSPSYERLRLCILRLTANAVEIRFDAGSGKRGYGGTLVQEFTFKDEEDRHWKVRLNPKLITLFASDAYTQLDWRQRLKLRSPLAKWLHGFYFTHREPFGYKVETLKGLCGSSAHQLYHFRNGLKKALDLLVEEGFLKSWRIDPVTDVVTVMRATRAQALQ